One window of Sphingomonas sp. IW22 genomic DNA carries:
- a CDS encoding Mth938-like domain-containing protein: MRMDRDARGEGPLITAIVGRGFRVDDGVYEGLAITPVRADGWAPPPIAELTLDHLAPVLAVDPVPEFLILGTGTRMLRPPRTLVDALEARGIGMEAMDSRAAARAWGVLRAELRWVTAALYPLD, from the coding sequence ATGCGAATGGATCGTGATGCGCGCGGCGAGGGGCCGCTGATTACCGCAATTGTCGGGCGCGGCTTTCGCGTGGACGATGGCGTGTATGAAGGGTTGGCCATTACCCCGGTGCGCGCCGACGGCTGGGCACCGCCGCCCATCGCGGAACTGACGCTGGATCATCTGGCGCCCGTGCTGGCGGTCGATCCGGTGCCGGAGTTCCTCATTCTTGGCACCGGTACGCGGATGCTGCGCCCGCCGCGCACGCTGGTCGATGCGCTGGAGGCACGCGGTATCGGCATGGAGGCGATGGACAGCCGCGCCGCCGCGCGCGCATGGGGCGTCCTGCGCGCCGAATTGCGCTGGGTAACGGCCGCGCTTTACCCGCTCGACTGA
- a CDS encoding DMT family transporter has protein sequence MSTDRILTGIGLRLLAVALLGTMAALVKLAEARGAALGETMFFRQLCALPIVLGWLTATGNLKSVRTKRFSAHLGRTAAGLLGMTATFGSIHLLPLAEATSFQFAAPIFATLLGALWLREPTGVHRWSAVLMGFAGILIIAQPGGHGVPLTGAAVGLAAAFMIAVISILLRQIGRTESAGATVFWFSLLSVPPLGVAWLLDFRAHDAATWALLAAVGAVGGAGQIALTAALRHAPVSVVVPMDYSALIWATLFGWLLFDQLPSDTTWIGAPLLIGSGLYIALREHRLRKAASAAKPLIP, from the coding sequence ATGTCCACCGACCGCATCCTGACGGGCATCGGCCTGCGTCTGCTGGCGGTCGCGTTGCTGGGCACGATGGCGGCGCTGGTCAAACTGGCCGAGGCGCGCGGTGCCGCACTTGGCGAGACCATGTTCTTTCGACAGCTTTGCGCGCTGCCGATCGTGCTTGGATGGCTGACAGCCACGGGCAACCTGAAAAGCGTGCGGACCAAACGGTTTTCGGCACATCTGGGTCGCACCGCCGCGGGACTTCTGGGCATGACCGCGACCTTCGGCTCCATCCACCTGCTGCCGCTGGCAGAGGCGACCAGTTTCCAGTTCGCAGCGCCCATCTTTGCCACGCTGCTGGGGGCGCTCTGGCTGCGCGAGCCGACAGGGGTTCATCGCTGGAGTGCGGTGCTGATGGGGTTTGCCGGTATCCTGATCATCGCACAGCCGGGCGGCCATGGCGTGCCGCTGACGGGCGCGGCGGTCGGCCTGGCGGCGGCGTTCATGATCGCGGTCATCTCGATCCTGCTGCGCCAGATCGGGCGCACCGAAAGTGCCGGAGCGACGGTTTTCTGGTTCTCGCTATTGTCGGTGCCCCCACTGGGCGTTGCCTGGTTGCTCGACTTTCGCGCGCATGACGCCGCCACCTGGGCGCTGCTGGCAGCCGTCGGCGCGGTGGGAGGCGCGGGTCAGATCGCATTAACGGCGGCGTTGCGCCATGCACCGGTGTCGGTCGTCGTGCCGATGGATTATTCGGCACTCATTTGGGCGACGCTGTTCGGCTGGTTGTTGTTCGATCAACTGCCAAGCGACACGACATGGATCGGCGCACCGCTGCTGATCGGTAGCGGCCTGTATATCGCGCTGCGCGAACATCGGCTGCGAAAGGCGGCCAGCGCCGCCAAGCCGCTGATCCCCTGA
- a CDS encoding DUF4174 domain-containing protein, producing the protein MIGSLLPLSLAAAVQPQPDAIETRLSNPRIIMLFAPARDDARLRQQQAMLRDARAALIERDVHVIEVIGDTVAGAHDYAAALRQRYSVPSRAFGVLLIGRDGGVKLRAEGHRGGRAPEPHH; encoded by the coding sequence GTGATTGGTTCGCTTCTACCCTTAAGCCTTGCCGCCGCGGTTCAGCCGCAACCGGACGCCATTGAAACGCGCCTGTCGAACCCGCGCATTATCATGCTGTTTGCCCCCGCCCGCGACGATGCACGGTTGCGCCAGCAACAGGCGATGCTGCGCGACGCTCGCGCCGCGCTGATCGAACGTGACGTCCATGTGATCGAGGTGATCGGTGACACGGTTGCCGGCGCGCACGACTATGCTGCGGCACTGCGACAGCGTTATTCGGTACCCAGTCGCGCGTTCGGCGTCCTGTTGATCGGTCGTGACGGCGGGGTGAAGCTGCGCGCGGAGGGACATCGTGGCGGTCGAGCGCCTGAACCGCACCATTGA
- a CDS encoding acyl-CoA thioesterase produces the protein MADGERATTPDALVAELTTLLDVETIDTDLYRGSRQPGGVGRVFGGQVIAQALQAAQRSIDDDKVAHSLHAYFMRPGSEDHPIVYRVVRDFEGRSFANRRVIAMQRGQPILNMIASFQRPESGLTHQRPMPDVPAPETLRSESELRDEIQAQVPEKLRRFFLRARPIEIRPVDPREWFAPAPREPVQHSWFRVVAPLPDDPALHRAMLAYASDMTLLGTCMLPHGVSWMTGSVQTASLDHAVWLHEPFRADEWLLYTTDSPWSGHARGLNHGRIYTRDGRLVASCAQEGLIRKRD, from the coding sequence ATGGCCGACGGCGAACGCGCGACCACGCCCGATGCGCTGGTCGCGGAACTGACCACGCTGCTCGATGTCGAGACGATCGACACCGACCTGTATCGCGGCAGCCGCCAGCCCGGCGGCGTCGGTCGCGTATTCGGCGGGCAAGTCATCGCCCAAGCGCTTCAGGCAGCACAGCGTTCGATCGACGACGACAAGGTCGCGCATTCGCTCCATGCCTATTTCATGCGGCCGGGCAGCGAGGATCATCCGATCGTCTACCGCGTGGTGCGCGATTTCGAAGGGCGCAGCTTTGCCAATCGCCGCGTCATCGCCATGCAGCGCGGTCAGCCGATCCTGAACATGATCGCGTCGTTCCAGCGGCCTGAAAGCGGACTGACGCACCAACGGCCGATGCCCGACGTGCCCGCGCCAGAGACACTGCGCAGCGAGAGCGAACTGCGCGACGAGATACAGGCACAGGTGCCGGAGAAGCTTCGCCGCTTCTTCCTGCGCGCGCGCCCCATCGAAATCCGGCCCGTCGACCCGCGCGAATGGTTCGCCCCCGCACCGCGCGAACCGGTGCAGCATAGCTGGTTCCGCGTGGTCGCCCCGTTGCCCGACGATCCGGCGCTGCACCGCGCGATGCTGGCCTATGCCAGCGACATGACGCTGCTCGGCACCTGCATGTTGCCGCACGGGGTCAGCTGGATGACGGGCAGCGTCCAGACTGCCAGCCTCGACCATGCGGTGTGGCTGCACGAACCGTTCCGGGCCGACGAATGGCTTCTCTATACGACCGACAGCCCGTGGTCGGGCCACGCACGCGGACTGAACCATGGTCGCATCTACACCCGCGATGGTCGGCTGGTCGCCAGCTGCGCGCAGGAAGGACTGATCCGCAAGCGGGACTAG
- a CDS encoding acyl-CoA dehydrogenase family protein — protein sequence MPLFLNDEQTMLRDTARDFVAEHSPVRHMRALRDARDETGFSRDLWRQFAEMGFTGIMVPEAQGGLGLGHVEAGVVMEEIGRNLSPSPFLTTSVAAVAALGGTAHAERWFPAIVAGETVAALAIDEGAKHDGRVAMTAERSGNGFRLSGTKRFVHHAHVADLILVAARTAGSADEADGITLFALPRDSNGLTTDPRRLTDASLASEVRFDGVAVDADAVVGEVDGGRAVIDRMLAAGRTGVAAELLGVGGGAMDMTTDYLKQRKQFGQPIGSFQALQHRAAHLYSEMEVARAAVLKAQQLLDADDPRAAQATAVAKAMTGLATTLAVQEGVQMHGGIGMTDEYDIGFYMKRARVLAEMFGDSNFHADALARENGY from the coding sequence ATGCCGCTTTTCCTGAACGACGAACAGACGATGCTGCGCGATACCGCACGCGATTTCGTGGCCGAACATTCGCCCGTGCGGCACATGCGCGCCCTGCGCGATGCCAGGGACGAAACCGGGTTCAGCCGCGACCTGTGGCGGCAATTCGCCGAAATGGGTTTCACCGGCATCATGGTGCCAGAGGCGCAGGGCGGGCTCGGCCTTGGCCATGTCGAAGCGGGCGTGGTGATGGAGGAAATCGGCCGCAACCTGTCGCCCTCCCCGTTCCTCACCACATCGGTGGCGGCGGTCGCGGCGCTGGGTGGCACCGCCCATGCCGAACGCTGGTTCCCCGCCATCGTCGCGGGCGAAACCGTCGCCGCGCTGGCCATTGACGAAGGTGCCAAACATGACGGTCGCGTCGCGATGACGGCGGAGCGTTCGGGCAATGGCTTTCGCCTGTCTGGCACCAAAAGGTTCGTCCACCACGCCCATGTCGCCGACCTGATCCTGGTCGCCGCGCGCACCGCCGGCAGCGCCGATGAGGCGGACGGCATCACGCTGTTCGCGCTTCCCCGCGACAGCAACGGGCTGACCACCGATCCGCGCCGCCTGACCGATGCGAGCCTGGCCAGCGAGGTGCGCTTTGACGGCGTGGCGGTCGACGCCGATGCCGTAGTGGGCGAGGTTGATGGCGGTCGCGCCGTAATCGACCGGATGCTGGCCGCCGGGCGCACCGGCGTTGCTGCCGAACTGCTGGGCGTCGGCGGTGGCGCGATGGACATGACGACCGATTATCTGAAGCAGCGCAAACAGTTCGGACAGCCGATCGGCAGCTTTCAGGCGCTTCAGCACCGCGCCGCGCATCTCTATTCGGAAATGGAGGTCGCCCGCGCCGCCGTGCTCAAGGCGCAGCAACTGCTCGACGCAGACGATCCGCGCGCGGCACAGGCGACGGCGGTGGCAAAGGCGATGACGGGGCTTGCCACCACACTGGCCGTGCAGGAAGGCGTGCAGATGCATGGCGGCATCGGCATGACCGACGAATATGACATCGGCTTTTACATGAAGCGCGCACGCGTCCTGGCCGAGATGTTCGGCGACAGCAATTTCCACGCCGACGCCCTGGCGCGGGAGAATGGTTACTGA
- a CDS encoding acyl-CoA dehydrogenase family protein, translating to MTDLSQFRSETRAWLQANCPPEMRQPVRSEKDVCWGGRKASYQPGQREWMDAMAARGWTVPDWPAAYGGGGLSPAEAKVLKEEMAALGCRNPLSSFGISMLGPALLKYGTEEQKLEHLPRIARGEIRWCQGYSEPNAGSDLAGLATSAEDAGEDYIVNGQKVWTSYADKADWIFCLVRTSRESKQGGISFLLFDMESPGVSTKPILLISGYSPFCETFFDNVRVPKKNRIHDENKGWDVAKYLLGHEREMISGMGLGQGTGGNPLVEGAIATIGLDDKGRLADPLLRAAIAEFDVRTRAFAAMSERFIDELKAGRAHPAQPSMMKYVGTELNKRRHELVMAAGGSDALEWESEASNGGARARAWLRTKANSIEGGTSEIQLNIIAKRILELPGA from the coding sequence ATGACTGACCTGTCCCAGTTCCGTTCCGAAACCCGCGCCTGGCTTCAGGCCAATTGCCCGCCCGAAATGCGCCAGCCCGTCCGCAGCGAAAAGGATGTGTGCTGGGGCGGCCGCAAGGCGAGCTATCAGCCCGGCCAGCGCGAATGGATGGACGCAATGGCCGCGCGCGGCTGGACCGTACCCGACTGGCCCGCGGCCTATGGCGGCGGCGGCCTGTCCCCGGCGGAGGCAAAGGTGCTGAAGGAGGAGATGGCGGCGCTGGGCTGTCGCAACCCCCTGTCCAGCTTCGGCATTTCGATGCTCGGCCCGGCCCTGCTCAAATACGGGACCGAGGAGCAGAAGCTCGAACATCTGCCCCGCATCGCGCGCGGCGAGATCCGCTGGTGTCAGGGTTATTCGGAACCGAATGCCGGGTCCGATCTCGCCGGCCTCGCCACCAGTGCCGAGGATGCTGGCGAGGATTACATCGTCAACGGGCAAAAGGTCTGGACCAGCTATGCCGACAAGGCCGACTGGATCTTCTGTCTGGTTCGCACGTCGCGCGAATCGAAACAGGGCGGCATCAGCTTCCTGTTGTTCGACATGGAATCGCCCGGGGTCTCGACCAAGCCGATTCTGCTGATCAGCGGCTATTCGCCCTTTTGCGAGACGTTTTTCGACAATGTGCGCGTGCCCAAGAAGAACCGCATCCATGACGAGAACAAGGGCTGGGACGTCGCCAAATATCTGCTCGGCCATGAGCGGGAGATGATTTCCGGCATGGGCCTGGGTCAGGGAACGGGCGGCAATCCGCTGGTCGAAGGCGCCATCGCGACGATCGGGCTGGACGACAAGGGCCGGCTGGCCGACCCGCTGCTGCGCGCGGCGATTGCCGAATTCGACGTGCGCACGCGCGCCTTTGCCGCGATGTCGGAGCGGTTCATCGATGAACTGAAGGCCGGTCGCGCCCACCCCGCGCAGCCCAGCATGATGAAATATGTTGGCACCGAACTGAACAAGCGTCGCCACGAACTGGTGATGGCGGCGGGCGGTTCGGACGCGCTGGAATGGGAAAGCGAAGCATCGAACGGCGGCGCCAGGGCGCGTGCATGGCTCCGCACCAAGGCCAATTCGATCGAGGGCGGAACCAGCGAGATTCAGCTGAACATCATTGCCAAGCGCATCCTGGAACTGCCGGGCGCGTGA
- a CDS encoding amidase family protein gives MRSALATAAAIRSGETTARAEVEAAIARIEADDGDINAVVVRDFDRARAAADAIDGRGPAADGMPMLGVPMTVKEAFDVAGLPTHWGFSHHRDNRVETDAVAVARLKAAGAIVLGKTNVPKGLGDWQSVNSIHGVTRNPADRDRTPGGSSGGSAASLAAGYVPIEMGSDIGGSIRVPAHFCGVWGLKPTWGAIDSHGHRYPRTDGAETALGVIGPMARSGEDLAAMLDILATLPLPAADAPPRRVLALTAHPAGPTDAACVEAVEHAAEALAQVGVQVVRDHAALPDLSRQHDAYGKMLNVTFARPQPALHNTMPTLLAWLSWLDAQARTTRAWESLFEEVDAVIAPPASTLAFPHDHRSIGERSLTIDGRDSAYDAHLIWAGLATYPGLPACVVPVGRVDGLPAGVQVITAPRRDHRAIAIAQLIDRQLQGAA, from the coding sequence ATGAGATCGGCCCTCGCCACCGCCGCCGCCATCCGCAGCGGCGAGACGACTGCCCGCGCCGAAGTAGAGGCGGCGATCGCCCGGATCGAGGCCGATGACGGCGACATCAACGCCGTCGTCGTCCGCGATTTCGACCGTGCGCGCGCCGCCGCCGACGCCATCGACGGGCGCGGTCCGGCCGCCGACGGCATGCCGATGCTGGGCGTGCCGATGACGGTGAAGGAGGCGTTCGACGTTGCCGGACTGCCCACCCATTGGGGCTTTTCGCACCACCGCGACAACCGCGTCGAAACCGACGCGGTGGCGGTCGCCCGGCTGAAGGCGGCCGGCGCGATCGTGCTGGGCAAGACCAATGTGCCAAAGGGGTTGGGGGATTGGCAGTCAGTCAATTCAATCCACGGCGTTACCCGCAACCCCGCCGACCGGGATCGCACGCCCGGTGGCAGCTCGGGTGGATCGGCGGCTTCGCTGGCGGCGGGTTATGTTCCGATCGAAATGGGCAGCGACATCGGCGGCTCGATCCGGGTGCCCGCGCATTTCTGCGGCGTCTGGGGTCTTAAGCCGACATGGGGGGCGATCGACAGCCACGGTCATCGCTATCCCCGGACCGACGGCGCGGAGACGGCGCTGGGCGTGATCGGCCCGATGGCACGGTCGGGGGAGGATCTGGCAGCGATGCTCGACATCCTCGCCACCCTGCCGCTGCCCGCTGCCGACGCACCACCGCGCCGGGTGCTGGCGCTGACGGCGCATCCCGCCGGTCCAACCGATGCCGCCTGTGTCGAGGCGGTCGAGCACGCGGCAGAGGCACTGGCACAGGTCGGGGTTCAGGTGGTGCGCGATCATGCCGCCCTGCCCGACCTGTCGCGACAGCATGACGCCTATGGCAAGATGCTGAACGTCACCTTTGCCCGTCCGCAACCGGCGCTGCACAATACGATGCCGACGCTGTTGGCGTGGCTTAGCTGGCTGGACGCGCAGGCACGCACCACGCGCGCATGGGAATCGCTGTTTGAAGAGGTCGATGCCGTCATCGCGCCGCCCGCCTCGACGCTGGCCTTTCCCCATGACCACCGCTCCATTGGTGAGCGCAGCCTGACCATCGACGGACGCGACTCCGCTTATGACGCGCATCTGATCTGGGCAGGGCTGGCGACCTATCCCGGCCTCCCAGCATGCGTCGTGCCGGTTGGACGCGTCGATGGCCTACCCGCCGGGGTGCAGGTCATCACCGCGCCACGTCGCGACCACCGCGCCATCGCCATTGCCCAGCTGATCGACCGCCAGCTTCAAGGAGCCGCGTGA
- a CDS encoding 3-hydroxyacyl-CoA dehydrogenase NAD-binding domain-containing protein: MNAPISTVREGDVLVVTSNNPPVNALGAAVRQGLDAALTEAAGDDGIKAVVIICEGQTFFAGADITEFGKPFVEPSLPVLVDRIEASEKPVIAAVHGTALGGGCEVALACHYRMAVPSAKFGLPEVKLGLLPGAGGTQRLPRVAGVEVALEMATKGDPIPAAKAKDVGLVDRLASEGALRDEAIAYAREVAGARPLPRTSTRDVTVDSATFDTFRKANAKRFRGMDAPAEIIDVIEATAGKPYTEGVQRERMSFMKLMMGAQSAALRHIFFAERKAAKIDGVPDGTEARAIKKVGVIGAGTMGGGISMNFLSAGIPVTIVEMQQDALDRGTGVMRKNYEATAAKGRMTAEQVEKAMGLLNPSLSMDDLADCDLIIEAVYENMDVKKEIFGKLDRIAKPGAILASNTSYLNIDEIAASTGRPQDVLGLHFFSPANVMKLLEVVRGAKTAPDVLVTAMTVAKKIRKVAVVAGVCHGFIGNRMLMPRQVEATNLLLEGATPEQIDRVHVGFGMPMGPFQMADLAGVDIGWHRDPTRIENIRDALAAEERWGQKKGAGFYDYDDKRQPSNSPRVAAIIEDFRQKTGTPQHDVTDEEIVERTLYTMVNEGAKILEEGMAQRASDIDVVWVYGYGWPPYRGGPMFWADGEGLKKIVAGLEKHGFEVSALLREKAEKGEKFN; the protein is encoded by the coding sequence ATGAACGCCCCGATTTCGACCGTCCGCGAAGGCGATGTGCTGGTCGTCACCTCCAACAACCCGCCCGTCAACGCACTTGGCGCGGCCGTGCGCCAGGGACTCGACGCCGCGCTGACTGAAGCCGCCGGGGATGACGGCATCAAGGCCGTAGTCATCATCTGCGAAGGGCAGACTTTTTTCGCGGGTGCCGACATCACCGAATTCGGCAAGCCCTTTGTCGAACCGTCGCTGCCGGTGCTGGTCGACCGGATCGAGGCATCCGAAAAGCCTGTCATCGCCGCCGTCCACGGCACCGCGCTGGGCGGCGGATGCGAAGTCGCGTTGGCCTGTCACTATCGCATGGCGGTGCCGTCGGCGAAGTTCGGCCTGCCCGAAGTGAAGCTGGGCCTGCTCCCCGGCGCGGGCGGTACGCAGCGGCTGCCGCGCGTGGCGGGGGTCGAAGTCGCACTGGAAATGGCGACCAAGGGCGACCCCATCCCGGCGGCAAAGGCCAAGGACGTCGGCCTGGTCGACCGGCTGGCGAGCGAAGGCGCACTGCGCGATGAAGCGATCGCCTATGCCCGCGAAGTCGCCGGCGCGCGCCCGCTGCCGCGCACCAGCACGCGCGACGTTACCGTCGACTCGGCGACGTTCGACACGTTCCGCAAGGCCAATGCCAAGCGCTTCCGGGGCATGGACGCCCCCGCCGAGATCATCGACGTGATCGAGGCAACTGCCGGCAAGCCCTATACCGAAGGCGTTCAGCGCGAACGCATGTCCTTCATGAAGCTGATGATGGGCGCCCAATCGGCGGCGCTGCGCCACATCTTCTTTGCCGAGCGCAAGGCAGCCAAGATCGACGGCGTGCCCGACGGCACCGAAGCGCGGGCCATCAAGAAGGTCGGCGTGATCGGCGCGGGCACGATGGGCGGCGGGATCAGCATGAACTTCCTGTCGGCGGGCATCCCCGTGACCATTGTCGAGATGCAGCAGGACGCGCTGGATCGTGGCACCGGCGTCATGCGCAAAAATTACGAGGCGACCGCCGCCAAGGGGCGGATGACCGCCGAGCAGGTCGAAAAGGCGATGGGGCTGCTCAATCCCAGCCTCAGCATGGACGATTTGGCCGACTGCGACCTGATCATCGAGGCGGTCTATGAGAATATGGACGTCAAGAAGGAGATTTTCGGCAAGCTGGACCGCATTGCCAAGCCCGGGGCGATCCTGGCGTCCAACACCTCCTATCTGAACATCGACGAGATTGCCGCATCGACCGGCCGGCCGCAGGACGTGCTCGGCCTGCACTTCTTCTCGCCCGCCAATGTCATGAAGCTGCTGGAAGTCGTGCGCGGCGCAAAGACCGCGCCCGACGTGCTGGTCACCGCGATGACGGTCGCCAAGAAGATTCGCAAGGTCGCGGTTGTCGCGGGCGTCTGTCACGGCTTTATCGGCAACCGCATGCTGATGCCGCGTCAGGTGGAGGCGACGAACCTGCTGCTGGAGGGCGCGACCCCCGAACAGATCGACCGCGTGCATGTCGGCTTCGGCATGCCGATGGGCCCGTTCCAGATGGCCGACCTCGCCGGAGTGGATATCGGCTGGCACCGCGATCCAACGCGCATCGAGAATATCCGCGACGCGCTGGCCGCCGAGGAACGCTGGGGCCAGAAAAAGGGCGCGGGCTTCTATGATTATGACGACAAGCGGCAGCCGTCGAACAGCCCGCGCGTGGCCGCAATCATCGAGGATTTCCGCCAGAAAACCGGCACGCCCCAGCACGACGTCACCGACGAGGAAATCGTCGAACGGACGCTGTACACCATGGTCAACGAAGGCGCTAAGATCCTCGAGGAGGGAATGGCCCAACGCGCCAGCGATATCGATGTCGTCTGGGTCTATGGCTATGGCTGGCCGCCCTATCGCGGCGGACCGATGTTCTGGGCCGATGGCGAAGGCCTGAAAAAGATCGTCGCCGGTCTGGAAAAGCACGGGTTCGAGGTGTCGGCTCTGCTGCGCGAAAAGGCCGAAAAGGGCGAGAAGTTCAATTGA
- a CDS encoding class I adenylate-forming enzyme family protein: MTLAQIEAALTAPGQRFEIETVDIRGVPTRIWKNAPPNLALLVAFSRSHGAREFIVHEGERVTYDAHFRAVAHLAHKLVELGVGKGDRVAFAMRNLPEWPAIFFAVASIGAIAVPLNAWWSAAELTYGVNDSGAKLLILDGERHDRFRASFDELRGVEHIFVTRPRGPLDERAVPFDSLLPGPNEWAGLPEIGLPAAAAQIAPDDDLVIFYTSGTTGAPKGALGTHRNMATNIFSSAYTAARAMLRRGEVPPATPEPKVGLLVIPLFHVTACSASLMGTVATGGTMVLMRKWDAGEALRLIERERVQLTGGVPTIAWQLLEHPDRDRHDLSSLEAVQYGGAPAAPELVRRIEAEFGAAPGSGWGMTETMATVTQHSGEDYLARPDSCGPAVAVAELKIMSLDGATELPLGEVGELWARGPMIVKGYWNKPEATAATFVDGWVRTGDLSRLDEEGFCYIVDRAKDIIIRGGENIYSTEVENILYAHPAVTDAALVGVPHRTLGEEPAAVVHLCPGCSASEQELKDWVAQHLAPFKVPVAIRFIDTVLPRNANGKILKGELRAMFAG; this comes from the coding sequence ATGACGCTTGCCCAGATCGAAGCCGCGCTGACCGCACCCGGCCAGCGATTCGAGATCGAGACCGTCGACATTCGCGGCGTGCCGACCCGCATATGGAAGAACGCACCGCCCAATCTGGCGTTGCTTGTTGCCTTCTCACGCAGCCACGGCGCACGGGAATTCATTGTGCATGAGGGGGAGCGCGTCACCTATGACGCGCATTTCCGCGCGGTCGCGCATCTGGCGCACAAGCTGGTCGAACTGGGCGTGGGGAAGGGCGACCGCGTTGCCTTTGCCATGCGGAACCTGCCCGAATGGCCTGCGATCTTCTTTGCCGTTGCCAGCATTGGCGCCATCGCGGTGCCGCTCAACGCCTGGTGGAGCGCGGCGGAGCTGACCTATGGCGTCAATGATTCGGGCGCGAAGCTGCTGATCCTTGATGGGGAGCGTCACGACCGTTTCCGCGCCAGCTTTGACGAGCTGCGCGGCGTCGAGCACATTTTCGTCACGCGCCCGCGCGGCCCGCTGGACGAGCGGGCGGTGCCGTTCGACAGCCTGCTGCCCGGGCCCAACGAATGGGCGGGTCTGCCCGAAATCGGCTTGCCCGCCGCCGCAGCACAGATTGCGCCCGATGACGATCTGGTCATCTTTTACACCAGTGGCACCACCGGCGCGCCAAAGGGGGCGCTGGGCACGCATCGCAACATGGCGACCAACATCTTTTCGTCCGCCTATACCGCCGCGCGCGCCATGCTGCGCCGGGGTGAGGTGCCACCTGCCACGCCGGAGCCGAAGGTCGGGCTGCTCGTCATTCCGCTGTTCCATGTCACCGCCTGTTCGGCGTCGTTGATGGGCACGGTCGCGACGGGCGGGACCATGGTACTGATGCGCAAATGGGACGCGGGAGAGGCGCTGCGCCTGATCGAGCGCGAACGCGTGCAGCTGACCGGCGGGGTGCCCACCATCGCCTGGCAATTGCTGGAGCATCCGGACCGCGACCGCCACGACCTGTCCAGCCTTGAGGCCGTGCAATATGGCGGCGCCCCGGCCGCGCCCGAACTGGTCCGCCGGATCGAGGCCGAATTCGGCGCCGCGCCCGGCAGCGGCTGGGGCATGACAGAGACGATGGCGACCGTCACCCAGCATAGCGGGGAGGATTATCTGGCGCGTCCCGACAGCTGCGGCCCCGCCGTTGCGGTGGCTGAACTCAAGATCATGTCGCTGGACGGCGCCACCGAATTGCCGCTGGGCGAAGTGGGCGAGTTGTGGGCGCGCGGGCCGATGATCGTGAAGGGTTACTGGAACAAGCCGGAAGCGACGGCGGCGACCTTTGTCGATGGCTGGGTCCGCACCGGCGATCTTTCGCGGCTGGATGAAGAGGGATTTTGCTACATCGTCGACCGGGCCAAGGACATCATCATCCGGGGCGGCGAGAACATCTATTCGACCGAGGTGGAGAATATCCTCTACGCCCACCCCGCCGTCACCGATGCCGCGCTGGTCGGCGTGCCGCACCGCACGCTGGGGGAGGAACCGGCGGCGGTGGTCCATCTGTGCCCTGGCTGTTCGGCCAGCGAACAGGAGCTGAAGGACTGGGTCGCGCAGCATCTGGCCCCGTTCAAGGTGCCGGTCGCAATCCGCTTCATCGACACGGTCCTGCCCCGCAACGCCAATGGCAAGATTTTGAAGGGCGAATTGCGGGCGATGTTCGCGGGATAA
- a CDS encoding GIN domain-containing protein, which produces MARFLTALAALTLAAAPAAADERRAMVTAFDRVRVEGPFAVDISTGASPAAIATGASRALDGVEMRVEDRTLIVRGSVNDAGGWPGERLQRPTIRVTTLSLGGVTVMGAGRVRIDTMRSADVAIRLTGSGQIEVADIQADRLEASVVGSGALRLSGTALTANMLNNGVGTIEAAGLSVRDLTLQSESGGDSRAHATRTANATALGMGGITITGPAACTRAGPGTISCGK; this is translated from the coding sequence ATGGCCCGCTTTCTGACCGCGCTCGCCGCGCTGACCCTTGCCGCCGCGCCCGCCGCTGCTGACGAGCGCCGGGCAATGGTCACCGCATTTGACCGGGTGCGGGTTGAGGGGCCATTCGCCGTCGATATATCGACCGGCGCCAGTCCCGCCGCCATTGCGACCGGGGCCAGCCGGGCGCTCGACGGCGTGGAGATGCGGGTCGAGGATCGCACGCTGATCGTGCGCGGCAGCGTCAACGACGCGGGCGGCTGGCCGGGCGAGCGGCTGCAACGTCCGACGATCCGGGTTACGACGCTTTCGCTTGGCGGTGTCACGGTCATGGGCGCCGGACGCGTTCGCATCGACACGATGCGCAGCGCCGATGTCGCGATCCGCCTGACCGGATCGGGCCAGATCGAGGTGGCCGACATTCAGGCCGACCGGCTGGAAGCGTCCGTCGTCGGCTCTGGCGCGCTGCGACTAAGCGGCACGGCGCTCACCGCGAATATGCTTAACAACGGCGTCGGCACCATCGAAGCAGCCGGCTTGAGCGTGCGCGACCTGACCCTCCAGTCGGAAAGCGGCGGCGACAGCCGGGCACATGCCACGCGCACGGCAAACGCGACCGCGCTGGGCATGGGCGGCATTACCATCACCGGCCCCGCCGCCTGTACCCGCGCCGGACCCGGCACGATCAGCTGCGGCAAATAG